The sequence below is a genomic window from Paenibacillus silvisoli.
GCTGTGCGGCTATGGCATGCTGATCGTTATTTTGACGACAGACCTGCGTAACAAGCTGAAAAAGCCGCTCTGGCTAGCGATTCATATGCTTTCCTATCCGATCTACGTGATAGCGTTTGTTCACGGCTTCTTCCTTGGCACCGACAGCGGGCTGCCGGCCATTCGGCTGCTGTATGCTTTCTCCGCTCTACTAATTCTAGCTTTGACCGCTATCCGTGCCACCAAACGTGCCGCCGGCACAAAGCCCGCGGCCGCTGTCAAGCCCGCTCCCATGCGAAACGTTTGACTCCTATACAGCACAAAGGCGCAGTCCTCTAAGACTGCGCCTTCTTTATTGCCCATATGGCGGATCCTGATAGAAATAGTTCGGTTTCAGCTCCCGATCCTCGTACCGATTATGATAAATCGCCGTCGTCGCCGGAGACATCGGCGGAACGAGCCACGACCACCGCCCGGTCGGCTGACGGCCTTTTTGCCGCTCCTTTTCCATGAACAGCATGAACTGCTTACTCGCCGTATGGTGGTCGACAATGGTCACGCCCTGCGACTTATACGAATGCAGCACTGCCACGTTCAGCTCCACCAGCGCCCGATCCCGCCACAGCGTAGCTTCTCTGCTCGTGTCGAGACCCATCAGCGCTCCGACGGCCGGCAGCATATTGTAGCGGAAGGGATCCGCTAGATTGCGCGCGCCGATTTCCGTGCCCATGTACCAGCCGTTAAAAGGCGACGCCGTATAATGAAGCCCGCCGATCTCAAGCCGCATGTTCGAGACAAAAGGGACCGCATACCATTTGAGCCTCAGCTCCGTCTCGAAGGTTGGGTAATCCGGGTGCGACAGCGGCACCTCCAGCACGATGTCCTTCGGGATGTCGAACCATTCCGGCGGATTGGCGCCGACCTGGATGACAATCGGCAGCACGTCGAACGCGGTGCCTGCCCCGCGCCAGCCGAGCTCCATGCATGTACGCGTCAACGGCACCGATATCGGGTCCCCGAGCACCGTGCCGTCCTCCTGCTCATAGCCGGCGTAACGAATGAGCTGGTCGTTCCAGATCCGCGCTGCCGGGCGGGCCGCATCCGTCGTTGGCGCAAAAACGGTGATGGTCGGCAATATTTTGCCGCCTCCCGTGGCATATTCAATATGACGAAAAACCGCTTCGGCGATTTCGTTCGCTGCTGCCGCTTCCCTTGCGTCCTGCACGGTGAGCGAGTCCCAGAACAGCCGGCCGATGCAGCGGTTGCTGTTGCGCCATGCCAGCTTGGCCCCGTAAGCCAGCTCTTCGAATGTATGCGTATAGGTGCCCCGCTCGGCGATTTCCGCCTTGATGCCGGCTATTCTCGCGGACGTCGACTCTTCGGAGATTCGCAGTTCGCTGCCGAACTGCCGAATGTACGCCTCCGCCTCGCGCAGCAGCTCGGCTGTATGGTGGCCGATGACGGCTTGTTGTCTATGCATGAGATGTAACTCCCGCCTGTCCTGTCCGAAATGTTGACTCCATTATAGCGAATACGCGAACGGAAAGCCCGTGGACGATTTGTGGATGGAATTCTACTTTCAAAATGTAAGTGACAGGGGTATACTGGGCATGAGTTGACCTCTAATTATAAGGCTATGAAGGAGTGAAGGAAGTTGAATCGATTAGCAGAACCGTTTACGCTAAAAAATCTCGCGCTCAAAAATCGGATCGTCATGGCGCCGATGTGCCAATATTCCGTGGATGCCAAAGACGGTACGCCGAACGAGTGGCATTACGTGCACTACGTGTCGCGCGCGGTGGGCGGCACCGGCCTTATTATCGTAGAAATGACCGATGTCGAGCCGGACGGACGCATTACGGACCGCTGTCTGGGGTTGTGGTCGGATGAGCAGATTCCCGCGTACCGCCGGATCATTTCGGAGGTGCACCGCCACGGGGCGAAAATCGGCATTCAAATCGCCCACGCCGGACGCAAGGCCGAAGACGCGGTCGAGCCCGTCGCTCCTTCCGCCATTTCTTTTAGCGAAGCTTATAAAACGCCGCGCGCTTTGAAGACCGAAGAGGTCAAAGAGCTCGTCGTGAAATTCCGCGAGGCTGCCCGCCGCGCGGTGGAAGCCGGCGTCGATACGATCGAGCTTCATGGCGCCCACGGCTATTTGATCCACCAGTTCCACTCGCCGGTAACGAACAAGCGCGACGACGAGTACGGCGCAGACCGCGCCTTATTCGGCGTCGAAGTGATTGAGGCGGTGCGCAGCGTGATGCCTGCCGAAATGCCGCTGCTCATTCGCGTGTCCGCCGCCGAGTTTTCGCCGGGGGGCTATACGGTTGAGGAAGGCATCGAGATTTTCCGGCGCTACCGCGATGCCGGGATCGACATGTTCCATGTTTCCAGCGGCGGCGAAGCGCCGCTTGGCTCGGCACCGCGGCCGGCGATCTATGCCGGGTACCAGGTGCCTTTCGCCCGCGCGCTGAAGGATGCGCTTGGCGTGCCGGTCATCGCCGTCGGCTTGCTCGACGAGCCGAAGCTCGCGAACGCGACGATCGCCCACGGCCACGCCGATCTCGTCGCGGTTGCCCGCGGCATGCTGCGCGACCCGTATTGGGCGCTGCACGCGATTCAAGCCGTCGAAGAGAAGGGCTCCAGCGAGGCGGCGGCCTTTATTCCGCGGCAATATCAGCGCGGCTATTAATTGGCGGACTCGCATGAAGATCAGCAAGCAGAATGCGGAGCATTATATGTGGGGCGGCCTGTGCGACGGCTGGCATCTCGTGAAGCAGGACGGACTTAGCGTCATTCACGAACGCATGCCTGCCGGAGCCAGCGAGGTGCGGCACTATCACGAGCGGGCGCGGCAGTTTTTCTTCATGCTGTCCGGAACGGCGACGCTTGAAGTAGATGGCGTGCCCGTCGCGCTCGGCCCTTCGGAGGGCGCGGAGGTGCCGCCGCTGACGCCGCACCAAATGCTCGGCTCCGCCGTTGAAGCGGTGGAGTTCCTTGTTATATCGTCGCCGACGGCGCGCGGCGATCGCGTTGCGGCAGAAGAGGAAAAAAGCTGAGAGCTTGTGCTCTCAGCTTTTTTTCAGTCCGGTGCCGCGTACCAGCTAACGGTTGCCACGCACGCTATTGGGCCTCAAATAGCCATTTTGAAATTGTAACGGTTGTCAGGAACGCTATTAGGCGATTGGAACAGCGAAATGCTCCTTTTGGCGGTAAATAGCCTCTCTGGCAACCGTTAGATTCTAAAAAGGGCTATTATTATGCAAATAAAGCCTGTAGCAACCGTTAGAAGATCAAGGCGAGCTTGGCGAGTTGAACGTAAATACAGGACCACTCCATTTTTCGTTCTGCACGACTTCCTTCCTCCTGGTACGCGCCGTCCTGCTTATACTTGGAAATAACCTGCTTCCAAAATGCATAAGCGGGCTTGTTTCCAACCGTTTGCCTAACCTCCCATTGTCCAGGGAACTGGTCAAACAAGGAGCAGGCTACCGTCCTCCCTACACCATGGCCTCTGAACTTCCTCATGATGAAGAACTCGCTGATGACATTCGCTTTTTCCGCTGTACTTAAACTCAAATAGGTTTGCCGCACGTCCAATTTGAGAAAGACGAAGCCGGCAATTTCCCCATCCACCTTGACTAGCAGCGGTCGCCGGTTTTCGTCCGTCCATTGGTGATCGAAATATTTATACTAATAAAGACCGTGATCGTTCAGGGCATGTCCGTCATACTCGCTACTGTCGTAGCGATATAGCTGCAGGAGATGCGATATGACCGTTTTTTCTTCATAGGGGACCAGCGCGACTTCAATATTCATCCTGTGCGCCTCCTTAGGAAGGCTTCGTTTTAGTGAGATACAAGGCGAGATCATGCCCTACTTGCACGAAACTGCCGGGTTCGGCGTGTTTACCTTCGAAGAACACGCCTCGTCCGTCAGGAATGTACCCCCGCTTCACGTAGAGCCGCTGCGCATTCCCGTAATCGGAGTAGAGTCCGACGCCAATGCCGACAACGCCGCACTTGTCGAACGCGACTTGTTCAATGGCGTCCATGAGGGCGTTGCCGATTCCTTTGCGGCGCAGCGTCGGGACGACCTCAAAGTTATTGATTTCCGGAATTCCTTCTTCGACGAAAGAAGGGTAGTACGATTTAGACAGCAGATGCAGCCAGCCGGCGAATTGCTGATCGTAAAAGGCGATGAGAGTCAGTCGTTCGCCGGATTGATTTTCATCCCAGCAGCGTTGGATGTAGTCGCGCGGCTTGCCAATCCCGTGCTCTTCGAGCGCGCGGTACACCACTTCGACGTCCTCGCTGTTCATTTGGCGTATTTGCAGGTGCGTATCCACCTTGCCGCCTCTTTCATGGGCTGCTTTCACTCGATTCCCGCCAATGTGCGGTATCTGTTACCTCTCTTGGGCTGCTTTCGCACGATTCCTCGCCAATCTGCGGTATCTGTTACCTCTCTTGAGCTACTTTCGCTAGATTCCCGCCAATGTGTTGCTCCCAGAGCCACTCTTACGCCAATTCCACCGTTTTCCCTACAATGTGTTGCTCCCGGAGCCACTCTTCCACTGGCCTCCAGCCGCCCCTATCCGCTCAGCGCATTGCGCACCGCGAGAATATACCGCGCCTGATCGAGCGGGTTGACGCCGCGGCGCTGGCGCGAGACGTCGACGTCCGGCGGGCATTCGCGGTAGCCGTCGAAGAAGGTCGTGAGCGTGCCGCGGCCCTTCGTCATGGAGCCGAGGCGCGCCGGGAAGTCAAGCGTCGTCGCGACCGGCAGCGTGCCCTCCAGCTCCATCCGTTCCTGGCGCACGACAGGCGCGCCGAACTCGCCGCGCATGAGGACAAGCTCGTTCATCAGCTTGCCGCCATACTCCTCCGGCACGGACAGCCGGAAGCGCAGCATCGGCTCAAGCAGCTTCGTGCCCGTGTTCGCCAGCCCGTTCATGATGCCCATAGGCGTCGCGATGACAAAATCAAGCGGATGCGTATGCCACACATGATGCTCGCCCTCAATGAGCGTGACGCGCAGGTCCGTGACCTCCCAAGCGCGGAGTCCCTGCTGCAGCGCCTCCGGCACTCGTCGGGCAACCTCGTTCTGGTAGCTCTCGAGCAGCTTCTCGCCCCGCACGACCGACTTGTACACCAGCCCGCTGCCCCGCTCCCCCGGCTCGATAACAAACCGCAAAATCGCCCAGCAGGGCTTCGGCATCGTATACGCCACGAATCCTTCGCCAGCCGCAGCCGGCGTCTCCTTATAAATAACCGATGGCGCGCCGAAGCTCACTTCAAGCTTGAACCGGCTCAGCAGGATCGAGGTCAGCACCTCCATCTGAATCGGACCCATCACCTTCAAATGCAGCTCCCGCTCGTCCTGCAGCCACTGCAAATCCAACAACGGATCCTCGTCCGCCAGCTCCTGGAATGCCGCGACGACCGCCGGATATTCCGCCTCGTTCCGCCACTGCACCTGCACGGTGAGCAGCGGCACCGCTAGCCGCTTCTCGCCCGGCACGCCTTCCGGCGAACCGATAATATCGCCGATCCGCGCGCGGCTCCAGCCGTAGACGGCCGCGATATCTCCCGCTTTCAGCACGCCGATATCCTCGGTCTTCTGCCCCTGCACGCGCCGGATTTGCGTCACTTTATCCTGCATGTCCCGGCTGTAGTTCAGTACCGTATCGCGATTGCGGATCACTCCGTCGTAAAGACGGACGTAGGCGATTTTGCCCATAACGGGATCGCGTTCCATCTTGAAAATAACGCCAGACACCGGCGCTTCCTCTGACCCGCCCGGAGCCGGCAAGTACGTCAGCACGGCATCCATCAGCTCTTTCACGCCGATGCCCCGATTCGACGCCCCGAACAGCACCGGATAAAGCGCTCCCGCATGCACGCCTTCAACGAGCACGCGGCTAAGCGCCGCATCCTCAACCGGCCGTCCCTCCAAATAAGCTTCAAGCAGCGCCTCGTCCTGCTCCGCCGCTCCCTCCAGCAGCATGCGCCGGTACGCATCCGCCCACGGATGCTGGGCCGCCGACCGCTCGTCCGCAATAGATACGCCGCCCTCGAAAGACGCCTCCGCTCCAATCGGAGCCATCACCGGCAGCGCCTGCCTGGACAGAAGCCGGTGCAGCTGCCCGAGAACCGCGGCGGCGTCCGCGCCGATGCGGTCCATTTTGTTCACATAAATCAAGGTCGGAATCGACAGCTCGCGCAGCGCCTGCCAAATAACCTCCGTCTGCGCCTGCACGCCCTCCACGGCGGAAACGATAAGCACCGCGCCGTCCATGACGCGCAGCGACCGCTCCACCTCGGATAGAAAATCGACGTGCCCCGGCGTATCCACGAGATTGATCGCGACATCCCTCCATGCAAACCGCGTCACCGCCGCCCGCACCGAAATGCCGCGCTCCCGCTCGACGTCCAGCCAATCCGTATGGGTCGTTCCCGTATCCACGCTGCCCAGCGCGCGAATATGCCCGCTCTGATAAAGCATTTGCTCGGTCGTCGTCGTTTTGCCCGCATCGACGTGAGCGAATATGCCGACATTACGCATGCCCGCGCTCATAGCCTCCCAGCTCCCCCGGTTTAATTTTTATCGTCGTAGAAAATATGCTCAGCACGCGTAAGCGCGCCTTCCTCAATCGTCAACACGCCGAACGAATACTGCTTCTGCCTCCGCTTATCCGTCGGAGAGCCCGGATTAAACAGCAGCACATCGTTGCGCCGCTGAATGACCGGCACATGCGAATGACCGAAAACGATCACGTCCACGCTGCCTGGCTCGAACGATTTGAATGCTTTGGTCGGCGTGTCCTCGCGCGTGCCCGCCCCGATATGCCCATGTACTAGCCCGATCCGTACGCCGCCGACATCGAGCACCTTGCGGTGACCGAACTTGGCGATAATGTCGTGCCCGTCATTGTTGCCCGCCACGCCCTCGGTTTCGGCATACGCCTGCAGCATGTCCCATACCGACAGCATCATCCAATCCCCCGCATGCAGGATGACATCCGCATCCCGGAGCTCCTCGATAAGCCGTTCCGGCAGCTTTTTCGCCATCCGCGTCATATGCGTATCCGATACTACGACCACCTTCATGCCGTTTCAGCCCCTTCACTCCGCGAGCCAGGCCGCCCGCCTTTTCCAGCCGCCAATCGCCCGCAAACGTTTACTTTCATTATTGTGCAAAAGCACCTTGTATTCAACATTTATCCGTTCATCGCAACTAACATGACACGTACTTTCCACACTATTCACAGAAAGTCCATCCACCAGTCACAAATCACAAAATTCTGTTTAAGGATGCCGTATTTTGTGTTAGATTTAATTACATATAAATTCGCTTTGCTGCTCACAATCCGGTTAGGAAAAGGAGAGAATGCGATGTTTACTATAAGGCGTTATTCCAGCGCAGACCATGACGACATCTGGCAGCTGCATCTGCTTGTCATTTCCGCCGCGGGCGTAGAGCCGACCCACCAGCATTACCATGATATTTTTCATATTGAGGAGCAGTATTTGAACGGCGGGGGCGATTTTCTGATCGGCACGGAACAGGGCGGGCACGTCGTGGCGATGGGCGGACTCAAAAGGCTCGACAATGAGAGGGCCGAAATCAAACGGCTGCGCGTCCACCCGAGCTACCAGCAGCAAGGATACGGTCAGCAAATGCTGACGAGGCTGGAGCAGCGGGCCATCGAGCTCGGCTTCCGTTATATTTACTTGGATGCCCTGACGAACCAGCACGCCGCCAAGCGGCTCTTCATGAACAACGGATACGCGCACCGCGGCGCTTCCGTGATCGACGGCTTCTGGATCAATGTGTACGAGAAGTCGCTGACCTCCGCAAAATAATTTCCGTTTTTTCCGCACCAAGCTCAAACCGCCGGGCTTTACCCATCGTTACCTCCAAATGAGAACGATTCATATCAATAGCGGTGAGAGTTTGACTTCGTCAAACACCCTATTACAGTTAGCGGTGAGAGTTTGACTTCGTCAAACACCCTATTACAGGAGGAATATCGATGAGGAAACCACGACGATTTGGGCTTTTTTTACTGTCTTTAACGGTATGCTTGGCAACGATGTTACCTATGATGATGAGCGCTTCGGCAGCCGGCACATCAGCGGCGACCGTTACGACGGATGCGCAAACGGCCGCCAAGCTCGGCCTGCTGCTCGGCGACGGCAGCGGCGTTTCGGACGCGTATTTGGCGAGAACGTCCACGCGTCTTCAGGCCGCGATAATTTCCCTTCGCCTGCAAGGCAAGCTCGCAGAGGCAGAAGCTTTTAAAGGCGACGACGGCAGCTTCAAGGATGTTTCTCTTGTCGGCAAGACGAACCAAAACATTCTCGCCTATCTGCATCATCATGCCGAGCTCGGCTGGAACGGCACGGGCAGCGGCAAGTTCGACCCGCTTGCGAACATTACCGCGCAGCAGTTCTACAAAGTGCTGCTGGAGGTGCTTGGGTATAAATCCGGCACGGCCTACAACTACAGCGACACGCTTGCGTTTGCCGCAGGCAAAGGGCTGAAAAACATTGCAGGCGCAGCCGACCTCTCGAATGCCGACATCGCCACGGCGCTGATCGAAGCGCTGAACGCGACCGGCAGCTCGGGCGCTACGCTCTTCGCCAAGCTGCAGCAAAGCAAGGTCATCGCCGAATCGGCACAGCTGCCGGCCGGCGAGCGAATCGGCTTCGGCAATGCGAAGGACGTCGGCACCTACCTAACGGACAGCAAAGGACGGACGCTGTACTTCTTCACGAAGGACGCCGCCGATCTGGAAGCTTGCCAAGATAAATGCTTGCAGGCATGGCCGATTTACTACGCCGACCAGCTGCAAATTCCGGCATCGCTGAACGCCGCCGACTTCGGCGTGTACACGCGCGCCGACGGCACGAAGCAATCGACGTACAAAGGGTGGCCGCTTTATTACTTCGTCAAAGACGCGAAAGCGGGCGACGTACTGGGCGAGAACGTGAGCGGCGTATGGTTCGTCGCCAAGGCGGACTATGCCGCAATGCTCGGAACGGACGCGAAGCTGGGCAACTATTTGACGGATGCGAACGGACGGGCGCTGTACTATTTTGACAAAGATACGAAGGGCCGCAGCGTATGCGAAGGCCAATGCCTCGTAAACTGGCCGGCGTATCTGGCTGACGGCGCGAGCGCTCCTACCGGTGCAGCAAGCGCGGACTTCGGCACCATCACGCGTACGGACGGCAGCAAGCAATCGACGTACAAGGGCTATCCGCTCTACTATTTCATCAAGGACACCAAGCACGGCGACCTCAACGGTCAGGATGTCAACCAGGTTTGGTTTGTCATTAACCCCGCTTCGTTTAAAGGGACGACGGCCGACGCGGCGGTCAAAACCTATAAAGTCGACATGAAAGAATATTCGTTCGGCACCGCTCCGCTAACGGTCGAAGCCGGCTCCAAAATCGTATTCACCAACTTCGACGACATGGAGCATAACGCCGTCGCGGTCGATGGCAGCTTCACGACGCCATTGCTCAAGAAGGGCGAATCGTTCACGATTACGATCGACAAGCCGGGAACCTACGATTATTTCTGCGAAGCCCATAAGAAGTTCATGACCGGTCAAATTATCGTGAAATGAGTGAATGCCGATGATGAAGATGGCTAGGAACAAGCGAAGTGCCGTCATGCATGCAGGAACGCTAGCCGCCTTGTTCCTGCTCCTAAGTCTGGTGCTGTCCGCCTGCGGCGGGAATAACGGCTCGAACACGGCGTCGGATCATAGCAGCCACAATGAGATGGCGATGAGCGGGGAAAATAACGCCGGCGCCGCGAATGCGGGCACCGGCAATGCCGCGGCGACGACGGACGACGCGGCGACTGGCAATGCAGCCGCCGCCGAGCCGGCACCGCAGACGGACGATGGCGCCGCAACCGGCAACGCCCCTGCGGCGACAGACCCTGCTCCGCCGGCGGATGACAGTGCCTCAGGCGGCAGCGATGACGCGCCTGCGGCGGAGCCCGCTCCGTCGAAGGACGACGGCGCAACCGGAGGCGGCAGCGCTCCGGCTCCGACCGACGACTCATCCGGCGGCGCGAAGGCCGGAAACGGCGACGGCGGCGGCAAGTCGAATGCGGAGTCCACACCGCCGAAGAAGAACGACGATGACGGCGGGAAACAAGACGACGATGCGAAGGCCGATCCCCCGGCGGCTTCGAAACCGAAGCCGAAGCCGGAGACAAAGCCGGCGACGAAGCCGACGCCCGCACCGGCCGAGACGAAGCCGAAGACGTACGTCGTCGAAATTAAGGAGTTCGCTTTTGCCACGGCGACCCTTACGATCCGCCCAGGCGACTCGGTCAAATTCATCAACCGCGACAGAGTGAAGCACACGGCTACCGCCGATGACGGAAGCAGCTTCGACACCGGCCTCCTCGGCCAGGACGAGGAGAACATCGTCACCTTCGACAAGGAAGGCGAATTCCCTTACCACTGCGCGCCTCATCCGGCGATGCAGGCGACCATTATCGTCTCCGCCAAGTAGCCGCAATCTATGCCGCGCGAATAAGGGTAACCGCCAAAAAACGGTTACCCTCTCTGCGTTATTTTGATAAGCTTATGCCATATAGACTGTTCTGGAGGTGGAGGCTAGAAGGTATGCACAATCTTGCCGATCACGAATTGATGCTGCTCGTTAAAGCCAAGCAGCACAAGGCGCTGTCCGTGCTGTACGACCGGTACGCGGCGCTTGTGTACTCCTTCGCCCTGAAGGCGCTGAAGGAGGAGCAATCCGCGCGTGATATCGTCCAGTCGGTGTTCATGCGGCTGTGGACGACCGAATCGGATTTCAACCCGGACAAAGGCCGCTTCACCAGCTGGCTGCTGACCGTAACCCGGAATATGACGACCGACTGGCTGCGCAAGCAGCGGCGCATCAACGCCCCGCTGCTCCCGTACATGCCGGAGGAGCTGGAGCGCATCCCCGACAAGGCGGTCCCGTCGCCGGAGGAAAGCGCCGAGCGGCAGTCGCTCAAGATGCAAATCCGCAGCGCCTATCGCCACCTGAGCTCGCAGCAAATCATGCTGCTGGAGCACTTCTACTGGCAGGGCTACAGCTTAAGCGAGCTGGCCGCCGCCTATAATCAGCCGCTGGGAACCGTCAAGAACAGGCTGCATCAGACACTCAAAATATTACGCAGACATTTGCCGGCAGAAGAGGAGGGATTGTGATGGAGAACAGACCTACGCCGCCGACCGCTCCATGCGAGCTTTGCTTGGAATATATCTCCGGCGCTTGCACGGAAGAAGAATCGCTCGCCTTCGAGCAGCATCTCCCTCACTGCCTTGGCTGCCAGGAGGAGCTGCAGGAATTGCGCACCGCTTGGGAGGCGCTGCCGACCGATATCGAATGGATCGAGCCGCCCGGCGATCTCAAGAAGCAAGTGATGAGCGCGGCTCTGGCCCTGCGGCCGGAAGACGATACCCACCACTTTACCGCAAGCCGCTTCCCTGATCCGCTGCCGAAGCCGGCGAAATCAGCGAAACCGGCGAAACCGGCGAAGCGATTCGGCGGAGGCAAGCTGCTTCCTTCGCTGCTGGCCGCATCGATCGCAGGCCTCGTCCTGCTCACCGCCTGGAACGTGCAGCTGCGGAGCGAGCAGCAGAACGCTCCGCTGCCGATTGAACAAGCGCTGCAGGTGTCCGCCGCTCAAATTACCGTGCTCGTGTCGCTGAAGGCGCAAGGCCCGCTCGCCGGACAATCGACCGGCGTTGCCTGCATCGTCGACAACGGCCAGACCCGGCAGTTCGTCGTCTACTTGTTCGGCGCGGCGCCGTCGAAAGGCGACGAAGCCTACCAAGTGTGGCTGGTCAAAGACGGCGTCCGCACGAGCGCAGGGACCTTCCGCATCGGCCAGGCGGATCGGGGCATCGGGCTGATGGCGATGCCGATCGAGTCGGCGAAGCTGGATTTTGACAGCATCGGCATTACGATCGAGCCGGACGACCAGGGCGATCAGCCGCGCGGCACGAAGGTATTCGGATCCGTCTGAACGCCCCGGAAGACATCGCTGCGAAGCACGTTATAGTTCTGCCACTCCGGCGGCAGAAGCCGGTTATATTGGGGCTGCAGGTAGCGGTCGTCGATCAGCAGCAAGCATCCGCGGTCTTGCTCCGAGCGGATCAGACGTCCGCCCGCCTGCAGCACTTTATTCATGCCGGGATAGAGGAACGCGTAGTCGAAGCCGTTTCGCCCGCTGCGGTCGAAGTAGGCTTTCATAATGTCGCGTTCCAGCCCGATTTGAGGCAGTCCTACCCCGACAACGACGACGCCCGTCAGCCGATCCCCGACCAAATCGATCCCCTCGGAAAACATGCCGCCCATCACCGCGAAGCCGACCAGCGTATCCTCGGAGCCCCCTTGGAACGCAGCCAGAAACGCTTCCCGTTCCGCCTCGGTCATCCCCTGCCCTTGCACGATCGTTCGTATGCCGCCGCTGCCCACAACAGAAGCTTCGTCGATTCCAACATGTAAGCAGTACTGCTCATACGCGTCGTTCATATAGGCGTACGAAGGGAAAAACACCAAATAATTGCCCTTCCGCTCCTGCGTCAGCTTGCCGATGAGCGCCGCGATCGGCGCCTTCGTCCGCTCCCGGTCCTGATACCGGGTCGACAACGGCGCAATCGTCACCTCGAGCTGCTCCGCGGAGAACGGCGATGGGATGACGACGGAATAATCTCCGGTATCAGCCCCGTCAGCTTCATCCTCGTCCTCCCCTTTATTCGAAGCCCCGGCTCCGCCCAGCATATCCATGAAATAGTGAAGCGGCGTCAACGTCGCCGAGAAGAACACCATCGCCTTATACCCCTTGCTCATCAAGCGCAGCAGATGCGACGGATCGAGGCAAAACAGCTTCGTACGCACGTCATTGCGCACGACCTCCGTATAGGCGACATAGCGCTCATCGAACAGCTCCGCAATGCGCACGAAGCTCACGCAGCGAAAATACAGCTCCAGCAGCACCGCGCTCGCCCCGC
It includes:
- a CDS encoding cupredoxin domain-containing protein, whose amino-acid sequence is MMKMARNKRSAVMHAGTLAALFLLLSLVLSACGGNNGSNTASDHSSHNEMAMSGENNAGAANAGTGNAAATTDDAATGNAAAAEPAPQTDDGAATGNAPAATDPAPPADDSASGGSDDAPAAEPAPSKDDGATGGGSAPAPTDDSSGGAKAGNGDGGGKSNAESTPPKKNDDDGGKQDDDAKADPPAASKPKPKPETKPATKPTPAPAETKPKTYVVEIKEFAFATATLTIRPGDSVKFINRDRVKHTATADDGSSFDTGLLGQDEENIVTFDKEGEFPYHCAPHPAMQATIIVSAK
- a CDS encoding RNA polymerase sigma factor produces the protein MHNLADHELMLLVKAKQHKALSVLYDRYAALVYSFALKALKEEQSARDIVQSVFMRLWTTESDFNPDKGRFTSWLLTVTRNMTTDWLRKQRRINAPLLPYMPEELERIPDKAVPSPEESAERQSLKMQIRSAYRHLSSQQIMLLEHFYWQGYSLSELAAAYNQPLGTVKNRLHQTLKILRRHLPAEEEGL
- a CDS encoding anti-sigma factor; amino-acid sequence: MENRPTPPTAPCELCLEYISGACTEEESLAFEQHLPHCLGCQEELQELRTAWEALPTDIEWIEPPGDLKKQVMSAALALRPEDDTHHFTASRFPDPLPKPAKSAKPAKPAKRFGGGKLLPSLLAASIAGLVLLTAWNVQLRSEQQNAPLPIEQALQVSAAQITVLVSLKAQGPLAGQSTGVACIVDNGQTRQFVVYLFGAAPSKGDEAYQVWLVKDGVRTSAGTFRIGQADRGIGLMAMPIESAKLDFDSIGITIEPDDQGDQPRGTKVFGSV